The sequence GACAAGAAGCCCGAGCCGCCGAAGCTCCACAAACCGGACGCCGACAGCCGCAGCACGTGAAGCGGCCCTGCGGGACGAAATTCAAAATCCTAAATCTAAAATTCTAAACGGAAGAGTCGCCGAAGAACTCCATCTGGGCGGTGGCGTCCGGGTCTTCGAAACGGAGGGCGACGCCGATCAGGCGAACCGGCTTTCCCTCTCCCCGCTTCCAAGCCTCGGCGAGGAGTTCCTCGAAGATCTCCTCGTCGATCCGGGGATGAGCCCGTTCGGCGGTGGTGCGGGTGAAGTCGGAGAACTTCAGTTTCACCACCAGGCTCTTCACCACCCGGTCGGAGTGGTGGCGGGCGAGATCCTCCTTCAGCCCCTCGAGCAGCGCGCGCATCGGCGGAATCGCCGCCTGGGCGGTGAGCACGTTCTCGGAGAAGGTTTCCTCGGAACCGAGTGACTTGCGGGTGCGGTCGGGCTGCACCACGCGGTCGTCGATGCCGCGGCAGAGGTTCCAGAGTTCCAGCCCCCACTTGCCGAACCGGCGGGCGAGTTCGATACGGTCGAATTTCCGAAGGTCGGCGCAGGTTTCCACGCCCAGCACCGCCAGCTCTTCCCGGCCGCGCTTGCCCACGCCCCACAGCCGCCCAACCGGCAGGGCTGCGACGAAGGCATCGACCTCTTCCGGCGTCACCTCGAACTGGCCGTCCGGCTTGTTCCAATCGCTGGCGATCTTCGAGACCATCTTGTTCGGCCCGATCCCGGCGGAGGCGGTGAGGCCGGTTTCCTCGCGGATCTGGGCGCGGATTTCGCGGGCGATGGCCGCGCCGCCGCTCTGGAGGTGGGAGACGTCGAGGTAGGCCTCGTCGAGCGACAGCGGCTCGATGGCATCGGTGAAACGACCGAAGATGGCGCGGATGCGGGCGCTTTCCGCCCGGTAGAGGTCGAACCGGACCGGCACCAGCACGAGTTGGGGGCAGAGCTCCAGCGCCTTGAACACCGGCATGGCGGAGCGGCAGCCGAATTTCCGGGCCTCATAGTTCGCGGTGGTGAGGACCCCGCGGCGGCGGCTCCCCCCGACCGCGACCGGCCGACCGCGCAAGGCCGGGTTCTCCCGGACCTCAATGGCGGCGTAGAAGCAGTCCATGTCGATGTGGATGATTTTCCGCATGAGGGTCTCTTGCGCGGGCGGCGGGTTTGACCTAGGGATGTAGACGATGAAACGACGTTCCGCCATTTTCGCGCTCGCCCTGCTTCCGCTTTGCTCGTTCGCCGAGGAAGCCAAGGACAAACCAGCCGCCGAGGCCAAGCCGCAAGCCCCCGCGAAGGTGGAAAAAGTGCGCTTCAAGACCAACAAGGGCGAGTTCGTGGTGGAACTGAACCGCGAAAAGGCCCCGATCACGGTGGAGAACTTCCTGAGCTACGTGAACAAGAAGCATTACGACGGCACCGTCTTCCACCGCGTGATCCCCACCTTCATGATCCAAGGCGGCGGCTTCTCCCAGCAGTCCGGCCGGCTCTTGGAAAAGGCCGTCGACAAGCCGATCAAGAACGAGGGCCAAAACGGCCTGAAAAACCTGCGCGGCACCATCGCCATGGCCCGCACCAATGACGTCGACAGCGCGACCAGCCAGTTCTTCGTGAACGTGAAGGACAATCCGGATCTCGATTACCCGACCAATGGCGGCTACGCGGTCTTCGGCAAGGTCGTGGAGGGCATGGACGTGGTCGACAAGATCAAGGCCGTGCCGACCCACACCGCCGACATCTCGATGAAGCATCCGGTTACCGGCCAGGCGATGCGGATCCCGGCCCAGGATGTACCGGTGGAGGACGTGGTGATCGAATCCGCAAAGGCGGAATAAGCCCCCGAGCGGCGCAGGCATTCCAAAAGGCACGGGCCGCGCGGCCCGTGCCTTTTTCGTTCCCGGGGAGGCCAGCTAATGGGGGTGACAGCGGGGCGGGTTTCCATTACCCAAGGCGCCGATGCAACTCTGGCTCTGCCCGCTCATCGCCTTTCTCCTCGGTTCCGTGCCCTTCGGCCTGCTCATCGCGAAGGCGAAGGGCATCGACATCCGCCAGCACGGCTCCGGCAACATCGGTGCCACCAACGTGCTGCGGGTGGTGGGCAAGAAATACGGCATCACCTGCCTGTTCCTCGACGCGCTCAAGGGCCTGATCCCGACCATGTTGGGCCTCACCCTGATCCGCTACACCGGGGCGTCCGAGGCGATGACGATCAAACCGCTGCTTTCCCAAGCGCTGGAGCTCCCCTCCGATCTCCAATGGAAGGCCCAGTTGTTCCAAGTGGTGACCGGGCTGTGCGCCATCCTCGGCCACAACTACTCGCCGTGGGTTGGCTTCAAGGGCGGCAAGGGCATCGCCACCTCGGCCGGGGTGCTGATCGCGTTGATGCCCGCCGCGGTGGTGATCCTGATCGTGGTGTGGTTCATCCTGTTCAAGACCACCCGCTACGTCTCGGTGGCCAGCATCGGAGCCGCCGCGTTCCTGCCGATCCTCACGATCGGAGGCTCCGCCTATCACGGCAAGCTGGCGAACGGCAACTGGAACAAGCCGTTGTTCGCGTTCTCCGTGGTGATCGCCGTGCTGGCGATCTGGAAACACCGGGCGAACATCCATCGCCTGATGAAGGGCACGGAAAACCGTTTCCAGCCGAAGTCGAAGCAGACCAACGCCTGATCCCGATTTCATGTCCGCCATGACTTCCGCCGCCATCCTCGGCTCCGGCTCCTTCGGCACCGCCCTTGCCACCCTGCTCGCTCCGAAGCTGCGTGAGGTGGTGATCATCAGCCGCGATCCCGCCACCGCGGAGACGATCACGACCGGGCACCGGAATCCGCATTACCTCAAGGACGTGACGCTCGCGGACAACATCCGCGCCACCACCACCCTCGCTACCGCGGTGGAGCATCCGCTGGTGGTCTTCGCCGTGCCGACCTCGGCCACCCGCGGTATCGCAGTGGACTTGGCGAAGCTCGGACTCCCCTCCTCCGCCGTGCTGCTGTCCTGCGCCAAGGGCATCGAAAAAGCCACCGGCGAGCGCATGAGCCAAATCCTGCGCGACGTGTTTCCGGGCAATCCCATCGCCGCTCTTTCCGGCCCGAACCACGCCGAGGAGATCGCCCACCGGCTGGCCACCTGCGCCGTGATCGGTTCGAATGATGCCGCCTTGGCCATTCGCCTTCAGGAGCTCTTCACCCTACCGCATTTCCGCTCCTACACCAGCGATGACGTCGCCGGCATGGAGCTGGGAGGAGCGGTAAAGAACGTCTTCGCCATCGCCGCAGGGATCGCCCACGGATTGGGAGTGGGCGACAACGCCGTGGCGGCGCTGGTCACCCGTGCACTGGCCGAAATGACCCGCCTCGGCGTGGCGCTCGGCGGCCAGATCGAAACCTTCGCGGGACTGTCCGGGATGGGTGACTTGATCGTGACCTGTTTCTCCGAGCACTCGCGGAATCACCGTGTGGGCTTCGCCCTCGGCCAGGGCAAGACGCTGGAAGAAGCCGTCAACTCGCTGGGGATGGTGGCGGAAGGCGTGCCTAACACGCTTTCGATCCACGACGCGGCCCGCAAGGCCGGTGTCCGCACCCCGATCATCGACGCCGTCCACGGCATCCTCTACGAAAACAAACCGGCCGCCCGGGCCATGCACGAGCTGCTGACCCGCGATCCCCGCCCGGAGACCGATTCCAGCCAGTCCTGACCCTCTCCCCACCATGAAGGAAATCCTCGATCTTTTCCTGCACCTGCAGGATCACCTGAACGATTTCACCCGCGACCACGGTTCGCTGGTCTACGGGCTGCTGTTCCTGATCGTGTTCTGTGAAACGGGGCTTGTGGTAACCCCCTTCCTGCCCGGGGACTCGCTGCTCTTCGCCATCGGCGCAATCTCCGCCAACCCGGCCTCCGGCCTGAACGTCTGGATCGCCGCGATCACCCTGCTGGCGGCGGCGGCCATCGGCGACACCACCAACTACTGGATCGGTCGTACACTCGGCAAATGGCTCACCCGCCGGTTTCCGAAAGTCGTCAAGCCGGCCTATCTGGAGAAGACCCACCGGTTTTACGAAACCTACGGTGCCAAGACCCTGATTATGGCCCGCTTCGTGCCGATCGTCCGCACCTTCGCCCCGTTCGTGGCGGGCAGCGGCACAATGCCGTTCCGCAAGTTCATCTCGTTCAGCTTCTGCGGCTCGCTGCTGTGGGTGGGGCTGCTCGTCCCCCTGGGATGGTTCCTCGGGGGATACGAATGGGTCAAAGCCCACTTCGAATCCGTGGTCATCATGATCATCGCCATCTCGCTGCTACCGATGGTGATCGAGGTGATCCGCGCCAAACTGCGCGCGAAGAAGAGCATGGAAGGCGCGGCGGAATAAACGCCGCGCCATGGGAGCCCGGAACCAGTTACCGGCTCAGATCCTCCTGATACATCAGCTTGAAGCCGCTGGTCTGGAGCACGGTGACGGCGAATTCGTAGTCCTCCACGTGCATGGCCAGCATGGAACGCCCCTCCGGGCCGGGCATGAGCGAATAGGCGAAGTCGATGTTCGTCTCCGCGCCCATCAGGTGGTCCAGACACTGGAGCAACCCCGGACCGGATTCACGCAGGGCGACGACGATGACCTCGCAGGTGGTGTGCGGGATCCCCTTCTCGATGAAGATGTGTTCGGCGGTGTCCGGATCGCTGAGAATCAGACGGGCGATGGTGGCATCCCGCGAGTCCTGGACGCTGAGGCCGAGGACCTCGATGGCGGACGTGCGGAGCAGTTTCACAAGCGCGGCCAGAGCTCCGGCGCGGTTCGGCAGCATGACGGCGAACTGCCGGACAGGGGAGCCGGGTTCAACAATGACGGGTGGTTCCATGGATGAAAATCGTTTCAGCCGCGCGGGCCACGGAGCGGCAGGGTCTGCACCGCGCCGGTTTCCTTGTTCTCGATGACGATCTGGTTCGGCCGGACGTCGGCGACCGTGTAGTGGCTGCCGTCCGCACCGGTGAAGCGCTGGCCGGGGGAAGCGAGGTAGCGTTGGCCGGTGGCCGCGTCCTCGACGAGCGCGACCGGATCATGAGCGCTGGAAGGCGTCCCGGCGATCAGATTCCGCCGAACCCCGCTGGCGGTGTCCTCGACCTCCACGATGGAGACCTCGGCGGGCTTCGCGGCGCTGTCCTTCACGCTTTCATAGCGGCGCTGGACGCGGATCACCTTGAGGCGGGAGCCGGGAATCACCTCCCCTTCCGACACCTTGATTTCACGCGCCCCGCCACCGCGCACCTGGAGCCGGGCGGTGGTCCCCTCGACATGCTGGACCTCGATCGGGAGTTCCCGCTGGCGGAAATGGCGCATCACCAGACCCACCGGACCGGTGGCCGGGGAAGTCGCTGGAGCAGCCCCCACCGGGCTGGAAACCCCGAGGGCGCGACCTTCGATGGCAACCGCCGGGTCATGCGGACGCCCCTGACGGGCTTTGGGAGAAGAGGAGCCGGTTCCAGCGTCCACCGGAGCATCGCCCGCCTCCGCTTCATCCACGAACGAGGTCATCTCCTTGCCGATTTGCTCGTCGGACTTCAGGGCGAAATCCTGCTGGCCGGGCTCCGAGGAAAGTTGCTTGGCAAGATCGGCATGGCCCGCGGCGGCAGCCAGATCCGCGGCGGTGTGCCCCTCCGGATCCTTGGTGAAACGGTTCGATCCGATGTCGACGAGCAACTTGGCCGCCTCGGCGTGACCGTTTTCCGCCGCCACCATCAGCGCGGTGCGGCCATCGTCCATGCGGGCATAGACCGAAGCACCGTATTTGGTGAGTTCATCGATGACGGCTGCCTTCCCGAGCAGGGCGGCGGCGAGCAAAGCGCCATCGAGGTCGTCGCGATCGGAGGCAGCGAGATCGCCGATCATTTCGGCACGGCCCTCCTTCACCGCCAGCATCAGCGGCTTGTAACCCTCGGCGTCCTTGGCTTTGGGATTCGCTCCCTGGCGAAGCAGCCAGCGAACCATGTCCACCTTCCCCGCCCGGATCGCCTCCATCAGCGGGGTTCGGCCACCGGCACCGGGCTCGTCGATGGCCAGTTTCCGGTCGAGGAGAAACTTGGCGGCCTTCTGGGCACCCGCCGCCGCCGCCACATGTAGGGCCGTATTGCCCTCCGGATTCTTCGCCCCGAGGGCGATTCCCCCTCGGAGGAACTTCTCCAAGGCGGCCGCATCGTCGTCGGCCGCGGCCCGGAACCAATCGTTCTCGGTCAGTTGGTACCCAGCGTCGGAGAGATCCCGCTTGCTCGCCTTCTCCTTGTCTCCACAGCCCGCCAGCGTGACCGCCGTGGCCAGGAGCAGAATCCGGGGCAACCGCTGGAGATTCGCCTTCATGACGGGAGATTACTTAGGGTTTGTTAATCATGCAAGACGGGCCTGCCCGGTTTCCCATCATTTGAGGCGGGAAAGGGAAACGATCTCACAACTCCCGCCGGTGATGCGGAATTGCACGTCGTGGCCACAGAGTTTCGCCCCGAAAACCCGGTCCTCCTTGGCGGTTTGCACGGCGGGACGCGGGTCTTGGGCCAAGCACTCCCGGAGCACGGCCTGGGCGCGGGCCGGGAGGCGCTCGAACGCCTTTGAAGCAGCGGCCGAAACGATCACCTCCAGCATGGGAGGGGCCTCCGCCGCGAACCCGCCGACCGCGTCCGGCAGGGCCTCCGCGTAGGGCAGGTAGGGCTTGATGTCGTAGATGGGCGTGCCGTCGATCAGGTCCAAGCCTCCAAGCCGCAGGATCGGCCCCTCATCCGTGGAAGGCTCAACCGCCTCCAGCCGGACCAAGGACAAGCCGAGCCCATTCGGACGGAAGGTCGAGCGGCTGGCGAACACCCCCACCCGCTTGTTTCCTCCGAGCCGCGGCGGGCGCACGGTGGGAGTCCAGCCCTGTCCCGCGGTCCCGTGGAAGCCGAAGACCAGCCACACATGGGAGAATCCCTCCAATCCGCGAACCGTGGACGGATCCCGAAAATCCTCGTGGAAGACCAGTTCGCCCCACGCGCTGGGGCACAAGCCGGGCTGACGAGGAACGGCGAACTTTTCGCCGAAACAGGAGCGCACGGTGCCGATCGGGACGATTTCCATGGGGAGTGAAATGAAACAGCGGAGCCATCCCCGGGGACGGCTCCGCCATGGTCGAGGTCACCGCCTTTCCGGCGGGACCGTGATTGAAACTCAGTGGGTCTTGAAGTGGACCGTGCCGCGGAGGCGGCCGTCCTCACGGCGGACCCAGCTCGAGACCGAGTCGTAGTCCTCAAGGGCCTTGATGGCCTTTTCGATCTTCGGCTTGTTCTCGGTGAACTGCTTGAGCTCGTCCTCGTTCTCCGCGAAGAGCTTGGCGGAGTTCTCATCGACGAGCTTCACCCAATCGAGGCTGAACTTGCGGAGCGGATCGAAGCGGAAGGTCATCGTGAAACCGGTGCCCGGGGTGCTCTCCTTGTCGGCGGCCTGGCCGAGCTCGATGGCGTGGACCTTCGAAGTGGAGGCGATGAACCACTT comes from Luteolibacter sp. LG18 and encodes:
- the plsY gene encoding glycerol-3-phosphate 1-O-acyltransferase PlsY: MQLWLCPLIAFLLGSVPFGLLIAKAKGIDIRQHGSGNIGATNVLRVVGKKYGITCLFLDALKGLIPTMLGLTLIRYTGASEAMTIKPLLSQALELPSDLQWKAQLFQVVTGLCAILGHNYSPWVGFKGGKGIATSAGVLIALMPAAVVILIVVWFILFKTTRYVSVASIGAAAFLPILTIGGSAYHGKLANGNWNKPLFAFSVVIAVLAIWKHRANIHRLMKGTENRFQPKSKQTNA
- the dinB gene encoding DNA polymerase IV, whose product is MRKIIHIDMDCFYAAIEVRENPALRGRPVAVGGSRRRGVLTTANYEARKFGCRSAMPVFKALELCPQLVLVPVRFDLYRAESARIRAIFGRFTDAIEPLSLDEAYLDVSHLQSGGAAIAREIRAQIREETGLTASAGIGPNKMVSKIASDWNKPDGQFEVTPEEVDAFVAALPVGRLWGVGKRGREELAVLGVETCADLRKFDRIELARRFGKWGLELWNLCRGIDDRVVQPDRTRKSLGSEETFSENVLTAQAAIPPMRALLEGLKEDLARHHSDRVVKSLVVKLKFSDFTRTTAERAHPRIDEEIFEELLAEAWKRGEGKPVRLIGVALRFEDPDATAQMEFFGDSSV
- a CDS encoding VTT domain-containing protein, with the protein product MKEILDLFLHLQDHLNDFTRDHGSLVYGLLFLIVFCETGLVVTPFLPGDSLLFAIGAISANPASGLNVWIAAITLLAAAAIGDTTNYWIGRTLGKWLTRRFPKVVKPAYLEKTHRFYETYGAKTLIMARFVPIVRTFAPFVAGSGTMPFRKFISFSFCGSLLWVGLLVPLGWFLGGYEWVKAHFESVVIMIIAISLLPMVIEVIRAKLRAKKSMEGAAE
- the tsaA gene encoding tRNA (N6-threonylcarbamoyladenosine(37)-N6)-methyltransferase TrmO, with product MEIVPIGTVRSCFGEKFAVPRQPGLCPSAWGELVFHEDFRDPSTVRGLEGFSHVWLVFGFHGTAGQGWTPTVRPPRLGGNKRVGVFASRSTFRPNGLGLSLVRLEAVEPSTDEGPILRLGGLDLIDGTPIYDIKPYLPYAEALPDAVGGFAAEAPPMLEVIVSAAASKAFERLPARAQAVLRECLAQDPRPAVQTAKEDRVFGAKLCGHDVQFRITGGSCEIVSLSRLK
- a CDS encoding NAD(P)H-dependent glycerol-3-phosphate dehydrogenase; amino-acid sequence: MSAMTSAAILGSGSFGTALATLLAPKLREVVIISRDPATAETITTGHRNPHYLKDVTLADNIRATTTLATAVEHPLVVFAVPTSATRGIAVDLAKLGLPSSAVLLSCAKGIEKATGERMSQILRDVFPGNPIAALSGPNHAEEIAHRLATCAVIGSNDAALAIRLQELFTLPHFRSYTSDDVAGMELGGAVKNVFAIAAGIAHGLGVGDNAVAALVTRALAEMTRLGVALGGQIETFAGLSGMGDLIVTCFSEHSRNHRVGFALGQGKTLEEAVNSLGMVAEGVPNTLSIHDAARKAGVRTPIIDAVHGILYENKPAARAMHELLTRDPRPETDSSQS
- a CDS encoding ankyrin repeat domain-containing protein — translated: MKANLQRLPRILLLATAVTLAGCGDKEKASKRDLSDAGYQLTENDWFRAAADDDAAALEKFLRGGIALGAKNPEGNTALHVAAAAGAQKAAKFLLDRKLAIDEPGAGGRTPLMEAIRAGKVDMVRWLLRQGANPKAKDAEGYKPLMLAVKEGRAEMIGDLAASDRDDLDGALLAAALLGKAAVIDELTKYGASVYARMDDGRTALMVAAENGHAEAAKLLVDIGSNRFTKDPEGHTAADLAAAAGHADLAKQLSSEPGQQDFALKSDEQIGKEMTSFVDEAEAGDAPVDAGTGSSSPKARQGRPHDPAVAIEGRALGVSSPVGAAPATSPATGPVGLVMRHFRQRELPIEVQHVEGTTARLQVRGGGAREIKVSEGEVIPGSRLKVIRVQRRYESVKDSAAKPAEVSIVEVEDTASGVRRNLIAGTPSSAHDPVALVEDAATGQRYLASPGQRFTGADGSHYTVADVRPNQIVIENKETGAVQTLPLRGPRG
- a CDS encoding peptidylprolyl isomerase; the protein is MKRRSAIFALALLPLCSFAEEAKDKPAAEAKPQAPAKVEKVRFKTNKGEFVVELNREKAPITVENFLSYVNKKHYDGTVFHRVIPTFMIQGGGFSQQSGRLLEKAVDKPIKNEGQNGLKNLRGTIAMARTNDVDSATSQFFVNVKDNPDLDYPTNGGYAVFGKVVEGMDVVDKIKAVPTHTADISMKHPVTGQAMRIPAQDVPVEDVVIESAKAE